The Bacillota bacterium genomic sequence TGATTTGTCCACTTGTGAAGGCAATTCTATAAAAACTTTTTTATAACTGTTTTCTTTCAGTTCATTCATATTTTCAATTTTTACAATGTGTCCCTCTTTGATTATCGCAACTTTATTGCACATCCGCTGCACTTCGCTTAAAATGTGCGAGGAAAACAGTATAGTAGCACCCTTTTCATTTTCTTCTTTTAGCAGGTTAAAGAAAGTCTTTTGCATAAGCGGGTCCAATCCGCTTGTTGGCTCGTCAAGTATAATTAGTTTTGGCTCATGCAAAAGTCCTTGCACTATCCCGACTTTTTTCCTATTGCCGAATGAAAGGTCCTCTATCTTCTTGCTCTGATCAAGCTCAAGCCTGTCACACAGTTCGTTTATTCTCGCTTTGCAATCCTTTTTATAAAAAGAAGCGGCATATTTAAGCAGGTCTCTGACACGCATATTATCATAATAAAACACTTCGCTGGGAAGATACCCTATATCCTTTGCTATATCACTTGCATACTTTATACAGTCTTTTCCGAAAATCGTCGCGCTTCCGGACGTAGGATATATAAGAGACAGCAAAGTTCTGATCGTTGTTGATTTTCCTGCTCCATTTGGTCCAATGAACCCAAAGATTTCACCCTCTTCAACAGAAAGGCTTATGTTCTCTATGCCCCTCGACTTACCATAACTTTTCGTTAAATTTTTGATCTCGATAACATTCATATTCTCTTCCCATTCTGCGCCAAGCAAATTGGCACTCTCCACAATTTCGGCTTGCGGATGCCGATTTATCAGTGTTTAATCAATAGATTCTTCTTTATATAGTGATCTCTTTAATATGTTAAGGTATCCATCAAATTCATCGGCAAGCGCCTTAGCATCAAAATCATCATTACGCCTAACAACTTCTTCAGCAAATCCTTCCGCCGTCCAAATTACGATATTAATCGCCTCTTTCAGCGATATGCCCGGTTTAAATTTACTATTATCTGTATTCGAAAATAGCATTGCCATGCTTTCCTTTAAATCTAAATTTGTGTATTTCTTTATTTCTTCTCTGACTTCACCGTTTGAATCATAATAAGCTGATTTTAAAAAATTAAACATTTCGGGATACCTGCTCATAATATCAAGTTTGATATTTTGAGAACACTTGATCTTTTCAAAAAAATCCGTCTGATCCTTGTCAAGCCTTTTCATAAGTTCTTGTAAAATAAGTTCCGCGCTATGTTGAAACAGAAAAACGTATAATTGCTTTTTGTTTTCGAAATAATGAAAAAGCAACCCTTTTGATACACCGGCATCTTTAATGATTGCATTAGTTGAAGCCTTTTCATAACCATTTTGAGCAAATTGCTTTAATGCAGCATTGATAATAAGCTCTCTTTTTTCCTCATCGCTGCCGCCAGCTTCCTTCATTTCATGCCTCCTTTCAATTGACCAATGCGGTCAATGTGAATTGTACTGCTATTGACCGCATTGGTCAATAGCAAATTTAAAAAAACTTCGGAAAATTCCGAAGTTTTTTATTTAAATATGCTTTTTTATTTGATTCATTGCGCTTTTTTCTAATCTTGACACCTGAGCCTGGCTTATACCCATTTCTTCTGCAACTTCCATCTGCGTCTTTCCTTCGAAGAAACGTTTAGACAAAATGCGTTTTTCCCTTCCGGAAAGCCTGTTAATCGCCTCTTTAAGAGCAATTTCTTCTATCCAGTTTTCATCGTTGTTATTATTGTCGCAGACCTGATCCATAACAAAAATCGAATCTCCGCTTTCCGAATACACCGGCTCAAATAAGGACACCGGATCCATGATAGCGTCAAGTGCCATAACTACATCTTCCCGGGGCATCTCGAGGCTTTTGGCTATCTCTTCAACGTTCGGTTCACGATTGTGCATGTTTGTAAGTCTTTCGCGCTCTGTAAGCGCCTTATATGCTGTGTCTCTTAGTGAACGGCTTACCCTTATGGCATTATTGTCACGCATATAGCGTCTGATTTCACCTATGATCATGGGGACGGCATACGTCGAGAATTGCACGTTCTGCGAAACGTCAAAATTATTAATAGCTTTGATAAGACCGATACATCCAACCTGAAACAGATCGTCAAGATCCTCGCCGCGGTTATTGAAGCGTTGTATTACTGAAAGAACTAGCCGCAAATTTCCGCTAACAAATTTT encodes the following:
- a CDS encoding ABC transporter ATP-binding protein codes for the protein MNVIEIKNLTKSYGKSRGIENISLSVEEGEIFGFIGPNGAGKSTTIRTLLSLIYPTSGSATIFGKDCIKYASDIAKDIGYLPSEVFYYDNMRVRDLLKYAASFYKKDCKARINELCDRLELDQSKKIEDLSFGNRKKVGIVQGLLHEPKLIILDEPTSGLDPLMQKTFFNLLKEENEKGATILFSSHILSEVQRMCNKVAIIKEGHIVKIENMNELKENSYKKVFIELPSQVDKSFFSLEGISKLSVENDTVSFIYKGNVNPLVQKLASLNMRNISIDEPDLEEIFMHYYN
- a CDS encoding TetR/AcrR family transcriptional regulator — translated: MKEAGGSDEEKRELIINAALKQFAQNGYEKASTNAIIKDAGVSKGLLFHYFENKKQLYVFLFQHSAELILQELMKRLDKDQTDFFEKIKCSQNIKLDIMSRYPEMFNFLKSAYYDSNGEVREEIKKYTNLDLKESMAMLFSNTDNSKFKPGISLKEAINIVIWTAEGFAEEVVRRNDDFDAKALADEFDGYLNILKRSLYKEESID
- the sigG gene encoding RNA polymerase sporulation sigma factor SigG, which gives rise to MQYNKVEICGVNTSKLKVLSGAEKKELLAKIKAGDNEAKEKFVSGNLRLVLSVIQRFNNRGEDLDDLFQVGCIGLIKAINNFDVSQNVQFSTYAVPMIIGEIRRYMRDNNAIRVSRSLRDTAYKALTERERLTNMHNREPNVEEIAKSLEMPREDVVMALDAIMDPVSLFEPVYSESGDSIFVMDQVCDNNNNDENWIEEIALKEAINRLSGREKRILSKRFFEGKTQMEVAEEMGISQAQVSRLEKSAMNQIKKHI